The sequence GAGATCAGCGAGAGGGCCAAGCGCGAGATGAGCGCGTACTTCTCCGACCTCATCGGGCTGCGCGAGGGCAGCACGGCCGAGGACGTCACCTCGCTGCTCGGCGCCGCGGTGGGCCGGGGCGAGGTCACGCTGGAGGAGGCAGTCGGCCTCGCCGTGCTGCTCCAGATCGGCGGCGAGGCGGTCACCAACAACAGCGGGCAGATGTTCTATCTGCTGCTGACCCGCCCGGACCTGGTGGAACGGCTGCGCCGGGCCCCCGGGATCCGTCCGAGGGCCATCGACGAGCTGCTGCGCCACATCCCGCACCGCAACGCCGTGGGCCTGTCCCGGATCGCGCTGGAGGACGTGGAGATCAGGGGCGTGCGCATCCGTGCGGGCGACCCGGTCTACGTCTCCTACCTGGCCGCCAACCGCGACCCGGACGTCTTCCCCGACCCGGAGACCATCGACTTCTCCCGCAGTCCCAACCCGCATGTGGCGTTCGGGGCCGGCCCGCACTACTGCCCCGGCGGCATGCTGGCCCGGCTGGAGTCGGAGCTCCTGGTGGACGCCCTGCTGGACCGGGTGCCGGGCCTGAGACTCGCCGTACCGCCGAACCAGGTGCCCTTCAGGAAGGGCGCGCTGATCCGCGGTCCCGAGGCCCTGCCGGTGACCTGGTGAGTGGCTCATGACAGAGACCGAGGGACTGCTCGTACCGCCGGGCCACGGCCGCGTCGTCGCGACGCCGGCCCAGCGGGTCACGTTCAAGGTCACCGGATCCCACTCGCGGACGGCCTCCACCTTCGAGGTGGAGGTTCCGCCGGGCTTCGACGTGGGCGCCCATCTGCACACCCGCAGCGAGGAGTTGTTCTTCATCCTCGAGGGCGAACTGGACGTGCTCGCCTTCGAGCCGCGCATCCGCACCCCCGACAACTGGCACAAGTGGGAGTCGAGTTCGGGCAGCAGAGTGGTACGGGCGACTCCGGGCACGGTCATCGTCGTACCGCCGGGATGCCCCCACGCGTTCGCGAACCCGACGGACACACCGGCGAAGATCTTCTTCCAGGCGAGTCCGCCGCCCGATCACGAGCGCTATTTCGAGGAGTTGCTGGAGATCCTCGGCAACGGGGGTCCTCCGGACCAGGAGGCGATCGAGGCACTGAGGGCGAAGTACGACATCGAGCAACTCACGCCTCTCAGGCACCGGTGAGCACTCCCACCGAAAGGGGTGCCGGACTGTGTCGACATGCGGCTCCGCCGCATGGGCGCGACAAGCCACGACGGACCGGCACCCCCCACGGCACTACCGGATCGGCATCCCCGCCAGCGTCCGCGCGATGACGAGCCGCTGAATCTCGCTCGTCCCCTCGAAGATCGTGTAGATCGCGGAGTCCCGGTGCATCCGCTCGACCGGGTACTCCCGCGTGTACCCGTTCCCGCCGAGGATCTGGATCGCCTGCGCGGTCACCTTCTTCGCGGTCTCGCTGGCGAACAGCTTGGACATCGACCCCTCGGCCGCGGTGAACGGCTTGCCGTTGACCGCCATCCACGAGGCCCGCCACACCAGCAGCCGTGCCGCGTCGATCTGCGTCCGCATGTCGGCGAGCTGGAAGGCGACCCCCTGGTTGTCGATGATCGGCCGCCCGAACTGTTCACGCGTCGTGGCGTAGTCGAGGGCGACCTCGTAGGCGGCCCGGGCCGTGCCCACCGCCATCGCGCCGACGGCCGGCCGCGAAGCCTCGAACGTGGCCATCGCCGCGTTCTTCACCCTCTCGCCACCGGCGGCCTTCGCCTTCTCCCGGGCCCGGGCGAGCCGCTCGTCCAGCTTCTCCTTGCCGCCGAGCAGGCAGGAGCCGGGCACCCGGACGTTGTCGAGGACGACCTCGGCGGTGTGCGAGGCGCGGATGCCGTGCTTCTTGAACTTCTGGCCCTGGGCGAGGCCCTCCGTGCCCGGCGGGACGATGAAGGAGGCATGACCCTTGGAGCCGAGCTCCGGGTCGACCACGGCGACGACGACGTGGACGTTGGCGATGCCGCCGTTGGTCGCCCAGGTCTTCGTGCCGTTGATCACCCACTCGTCCTTGACCTCGTCGTACACCGCGCGGGTGCGCATGGAGGCCACGTCGGATCCGGCGTCGGGCTCGGAGGAGCAGAAGGCGGCGACCTTGACGTCGTTCTGGTCCCCGTACATCTGCGGGATCCAGGTGCCGATCTGTTCCTCGGTCCCGTTGGCGAGAACGCCCACGGCGGCGAGGCCGGTGCCCACGATGGACAGGGCGATGCCCGCGTCGCCCCAGAACAGCTCCTCCATGGCCATCGGGATACCGAGGCCGGTGGGGTCGAAGTACTGCTGCGCGTAGAAGTCGAGGGAGTAGATGCCGACCTTCGCGGCCTCCTGGATGACCGGCCAGGGGGTCTCCTCGCGCTCGTCCCACTCGGCGGCCGCGGGGCGGATCACATCCGCGGCGAAGCCATGGAGCCACTCCCGGACTTCCCTCTGTTCGTCGTTCAGCTCCATGGTGAACTCGGCCATGTCCCCTCCAGCGGCGGCAGTACGATGTTACTAGCGGTAACCCGAGTCTGTTACCGACGAGTAGGAAAAGTCAACTCCCGATGACACCTCGGCATCCCGTTCGATGTCAGGGGCACAGTCAGTGTTAGTTTGCGCAGGCGTCACCGAACCAGCACGGGTGGGGAGAACACATGGACACCACGCAGCGGACCGATCAGCAGAGGTCCGCCGATCGCCGACGGCGCGAGCTGCTGGAGGCTGCCGACCGGGTGGTGCTCCGCGACGGCCCGCAGGCCTCGATGAACGCCATCGCCGCGGAGGCCGGTATCACGAAGCCCATCCTGTACCGCCACTTCGGAGACAAGGGCGGACTTTACGCCGCGCTTGCCAAGCGGCACACGGACGCACTCCTCGATTCGCTGCGGGCCGCGCTGGACGCTCCGGCCGATCGGCGCGAGCGCGTGGAGTCCACGCTGGACACCTATCTTGCGGCGATCGAGGCACGGCCTCAGGTGTACCGGTTCCTCATGCATCCGGCGGAGGGCAGCACCGGCGGCGACCAAGGGTTCGACGTCGGCAAGCATTCGGCTCCGCTGCTTCGGCGGATGGGCGAGGAGCTGGCTCAGGTCATCGAGGAGCGGCTGGATCTCGGGCCCGGGAGCCAGCAGCTCGCCCGGGTGTGGGGGCACGGGATCGTCGGGATGATGCATGCGGCGGGTGACTGGTGGCTGGGCGAGCGGCCTTGTTCCCGGGCCGAATTGGTGCGGTCCCTTGCCGATCTCCTGTGGGGGCGGCTTGCGGCGGCCGGGGACAAGATGGGCGGTCCGGGGTTCTGACCGCCGCCCCTCACTTGCGGGTGCGTGGGAGCTTGTCGCGCCCACGCGGCGGAGCCGCATATCGATACATTCCCGCGCCCCTGACATACAGAGCTCACCGGCGCCATGAAGCCCGCTCGATCTGTCGCATGAGCCTGCGGTGGCGCCAGCCGCTCAGATGGTCGGCGTACACCGTGCCCTCCAGGTGGTCGCACTCGTGCTGCAGGCACCTGGCGAAGAAACCCGTGCCGTGCACGGTGACCGGCTCTCCGGTCACCGTGAAACCCTCGACGACCGCGTGGTCGTAGCGCTCCGTGCCCGCCTCCAGGCCCGGCAGGGACAGACAGCCCTCCGGCCCCCGGATCACCACACCGTCCGCCTCCATCAACCGCGGATTCACCACATGTCCGAGATGTCGCACATCTTCGTCGTCCGGGCAGTCGTACACGAACACGCGCAGCGGCACCCCGATCTGGTTCGCCGCCAGACCCACCCCCTGGGTCGCGTACATGGTCGCGAACAAGTCCTCCACGAGTGCGGCGAGTTCGGAGCCGAAGTCCGTGACGTCCCGGCAGGGCTCGCGCAGGACGGGGTCGTGGAGCAGGGAAAGAGGGCGGACGCGCCCGCGGGCGCCCGGGATCGAACCATGTCGCATGGCGGCAAGGGTACGGTTCGTTCAGCTCATGCCCGCCGCTCCGGCATGGGCCGGGATTCGGGTGTGCGAATGGTTCTCGATAGGCTGAGGTCCACACCACGTTGCCGGATGGCCCAGGGCGCGGCGCGTACGCAAGGAGGATCGAGAACTGATGGCAGGCAACTCGGACCCGCTCACGCCGCGGGCCAAGCTGGCCGTGACCGCGGGCAAGGCGGTCGCTGCGGCATCGCGTGCCGCGGGACGAGGCAGCGGGTCGGTGATCGGTGGCCGGGTAGCTCTGAAGCTCGACCCCGATCTGCTCGCCCGGCTCGCGCAGAACCTGGACGTCGTCCTGGTCTCGGCGACCAACGGCAAGACCACGACGACGCGGCTGATCGCGGAGGCCCTGCGGGCCGCGGGCGAGGTCGTCTCGAACGCGCTCGGCGCGAACATGCCGGCCGGCATCACCTCGGCACTGGCCGGGGGCTCGGAAGCCAAGTTCGGCGTCATCGAGGTCGACGAGAAGTACCTGGCCGGAGTCGCCCGGGACACCGACCCGAAGTGCATCGCACTGCTCAACCTCTCGCGCGACCAGCTGGACCGCGCGGCCGAGACCCGGATGCTCGCCGAGAACTGGCGCGAGGGCCTCGCCGGAACCAAGGCCGTCGTCGTCGCCAACTGCGACGACCCGCTGGTGGTCTGGGCCGCCTCCTCGTCCCCGAATGTGATCTGGGTCGCAGCCGGGCAGATGTGGAAGGACGACGCCTGGTCCTGCCCGTCCTGCGGTGGCGTGATGCAGCGCCCCGGTGACGACTGGTTCTGCGGCGAGTGCGGCTTCCGCCGGCCGACGCCGACCTGGGCGCTGTCCGGGGACCATGTGCTGGACCCGCACGGGTCGGCCTGGCCGATCCATCTGCAGCTGCCGGGCCGCGCGAACAAGGCGAACGCGGCCAGCTCCGCGGCCGTGGCAGCCGTCTTCGGAGTGCCGCCGCAGGTCGCCCTGGAGCGGATGTACCAGGTGCAGGCGGTCGCCGGACGCTACGACGTCGTCCAGTTCGAGGGCCGTGACCTGCGGCTGCTGCTGGCGAAGAACCCGGCCGGCTGGCTGGAGACGTTCTCGCTGATCGACCCGCCGCCGGCCCCGGTGATCCTGTCCGTGAACGCGCGCGGGGCCGACGGAACCGACACCTCCTGGCTGTGGGACGTCGACTACACGCGACTGACCGGCCACCCGATCTTCGTCATCGGGGACCGGAAGCTGGACCTCGCCGTCCGTCTGGAAGTGGCGAACCAGCACTTCCAGGTGTGCGAGAACCTCGACCAGGCCGTGCAGCTGTGCCCGCCCGGACGGATCGAGGTCATCGCGAACTACACCGCGTTCCAGGACCTGCGCCGCCGCGTCGGCAACTGATCAGGAAGGGCGATCACCTCATGAGCGACAACCAACTGCGGCTGGTGTGGATCTACCCGGACCTGCTGAGCACCTACGGCGACCAGGGCAACGCGCTCGTCGTGGAGCGCCGGGCGCGGCAGCGGGGCCTGGACGTGGCCCGCCTGGACGTGCGCAGCGACCAGCCGATCCCGACCTCCGGCGACATCTACCTCATCGGCGGCGGCGAGGACCGGCCCCAGCGGCTGGCGGCCGAGCGGCTGCGGCGCGACGGGCATCTGCAGCGGGCGGTGGAGAACGGCGCGATCGTCTTCTCCGTCTGCGCCGGCTACCAGATCCTCGGCCACGAGTTCATCAACGACCTCGGCCAGCGCGAGCCCGGCCTCGGCCTGCTCGACGTGGTGTCGGTGCGCGGCGAGGGCGAGCGGTGCGTCGGTGACGTCCTCGGGGACATCGACCCGCAGCTCGGCCTGCCCGAGCTGACCGGCTTCGAGAACCACCAGGGCGTCACCCACCTCGGCCCCACGGCCCGCCCCTTCGCCCGGGTGAAGATCGGCAGGGGCAACGGCACCGGGGACGGTACGGAGGGCGCGTACAACGGGACGGTCTTCGGTACGTACATGCACGGGCCGGTCCTCGCCCGCAACCCGCAGATCGCCGACCTGCTGCTGAAGCTGGCGCTCGACGTCAACGCGCTGCCGCCGATCGACGACCGCTGGTACGAGGCGCTCCGCGAGGAACGCATCACTGCTGCGCAGCAGCCCGCGTAAGCGGCGTCTCAGCGCTGTCTCAGCGCTTTCCGGCAGGCTCGTGGTGGGCCCGCCTGACGGTCCGTCCGCTCACATGTGCGGGCGCGTCCAGCAGGCGGACGCCCGCTACGGAGCCACCCCCTCACGCCGGTAGGGTGGCCGGGAATCCGCCGGACGACGTGGTCCGGTTTTCCGGCCCACGTTGAGAAGGTATTTCGGGCTATGCGCATTGGTGTCCTCACGTCCGGCGGCGACTGCCCCGGCCTGAACGCCGTCATCCGGTCCGTCGTGCACCGCGCCGTCGCCGACCACGGCGACGAGGTCATCGGCTTCCGGGACGGCTGGAAGGGCCTCCTGGAATGCGACTACATGAAGCTCGACCTCGACGCCGTGGGCGGCATCCTGGCCCGCGGCGGCACCATCCTCGGCTCCTCCCGGGTCCAGCCCTCGCACCTGCGGGACGGCGTCGAGCGGGCCAAGGGCCATGTCGAGGAGCTCGGCCTGGACGCGATCATCCCGATCGGCGGCGAGGGCACGCTGAAGGCGGCCCGGCTGATGTCGGACAACGGTCTGCCCATCGTCGGTGTCCCCAAGACCATCGACAACGACATCGCTGTCACGGACGTGACGTTCGGCTTCGACACGGCCGTGGGTGTCGCGACCGAGGCCCTCGACCGGCTGAAGACCACCGCCGAGTCGCACCAGCGCGTGCTGGTCGTGGAGGTCATGGGCCGGCACACCGGCTGGATCGCGCTGCACTCCGGCATGGCGGCCGGCGCGCACGCCATCGTCGTACCGGAACGGCCCTTCGACATCGAGGAGTTGACGAAGAAGGTCGGCGAGCGGTTCGAGGCGGGCAAGCGGTTCGCCATCGTGGTCGCCGCGGAGGGGGCCAAGCCGCGGCCCGGCTCCATGGAGTTCGACGAGGGCGGCAAGGACGTCTACGGCCACGAGCGCTTCGCGGGGATCGCGCGGCAGCTGTCGGTCGAGCTGGAGCAGCGGCTCGGCAAGGAGGCGCGGCCGGTGATCCTGGGGCATGTGCAGCGCGGTGGGACGCCGACCGCCTATGACCGGGTGCTGGCCACCCGGTTCGGATGGCACGCGGTGGAGGCGGTGCATCGTGGGGAGTTCGGGCAGATGACGGCGTTGCGGGGGACCGACATCGTGATGGTGCCGCTGGCGGAGGCCGTGGAGACCCTGAAGACGGTTCCCGCTGAGCGGTACGAAGAGGCCGAGTGCGTGCTGTAGGGGGCTTGCCGTAGGGGTTTCGGTTTCGTCGCCGGGTGCGGGTGCGGCGTGGCTTGTCGCGCGGTTCCCCGCGCCCCTTCGGGGCACGTTGCGGCCCACCCCGGTCACAGGAGTGTCCGGGGGCGCCCGTACCCTGAGTGCGGACAGAAAGCGCACAACCCCCACGAATCAGGAGCCGCCGGATGGATCACAGCGGGCACGGCATGATGATGGATCTGCCGCCGTTCACGCTGGGGCGGGGGCTTCAGTGGTCGGCGGATCCCTTCTTCCTCATCGCCTGCGTGGCCGGGCTGGCTCTGTACGGGTGGGGTGTCGTGCGGCTGCGCCGGCGCGGGGACGCCTGGCCCGTGGCCCGTACGGTGTCGTACGTCGTCGGCGTGCTGACCATCATGCTGGTCATGTGCACCAAGCTGAACGACTACGGCATGGTCATGTTCAGCGTGCACATGGTGCAGCACATGGTGATCAGCATGCTCTCGCCGATCCTGATCCTGCTGGGCGCCCCGGTCACGCTCGCGCTGCGCGCGCTGCCGGTGGCCGGCAAGGGCCGCAAGGGGCCGCGTGAGCTGCTCCTCGCACTGCTGCACAGCCGGTACATGCGGGTCATCACCCACCCGGTGTTCACCATCCCGCTGTTCATCGCGAGCCTGTACGCGCTGTACTTCACGCCGATGTTCGACTTCCTGATGGGGTCGAGGGCCGGGCACATCGCGATGATGGTGCACTTCCTCGCCGTGGGTGTCGTGTTCTTCTGGCCGATCATCGGGGTGGACCCGGGTCCGCACCGGCCGGGTCACCTGATGCGGATGCTGGAGCTGTTCGCGGGCATGCCGTTCCACGCGTTCTTCGGCATCGCGTTGATGATGGCCTCGGAGCCGATGATCGACACGTTCAAGCACCCGGCCGCCTCGCTCGGCATCGACGCGCTCTCCGACCAGAACGCGGCCGGCGGGATCGCCTGGGCGTTCAGCGAGATCCCGTCCGTGCTGGTGCTGATCGCGCTGCTGTTCCAGTGGTACGGCTCCGAGCAGCGGCAGGCCAAGCGCAAGGACCGGGCCGCCGACCGGGACGGCGACAAGGAGCTGGAGGCGTACAACGCCTACCTGGCTTCGCTCAACGCGCGCGAGGGCTGAGTACGCCGTATCCCCTCCCGGGGGAAATCGGGGCACCATGGTCGAGGACGGACCATGAGGAGGGTGCCGCGATGCCCGGTTCCACGAACGGTTCCACCAAGGCGATGGGGGCGATGACCGTCGGCGGGCTCGTCGTCGTGACGGCCTACACGGTCGCCCTCGGCAGCAACGGCTGGCTGTGGTTCGGCTGGGTGGTGCTGGGGCTGCTCACGCTCGCCATGGTCGTCACCCAGTCCTAGGTTCCCGCGCCGCGGGCGTGGCTGATTACAGTGCCCGCATGAACAGCAGGACCGCGTCCTTCGACGACCTCGACCGGAAGATCATCACCGCGCTGATGGCGAACGCCAGGACCAGCTTCGCCGAGATCGGCGGGGCGATCGGGCTGTCGTCCACCGCGGTCAAACGGCGCGTGGACCGGCTGCGGGAGACCGGTGTGATCACCGGGTTCACGGCGACCGTGCAGCCCTCCGCGCTCGGCTGGCGCACGGAGGCGTACGTCGAGGTGTACTGCGAGGGCGCGGCCCCGCCACGGCGCCTGGCGGAGGTCGTGCGCAACCATCCGGAGATCACGGCGGCCATGACGGTGACCGGCGGCGCGGACGCGTTGCTGCATGTCCGGGCGCGGGACGTGGAGCACTTCGAGGAGGTGCTGGAGCGGATTCGCGCCGAGCCGTTCATCCGGAAGACGATCAGCGTGATGGTGCTGTCCCACCTGCTCCCGGAAAGCCCGGAAGCGGGCGCCACCCACGCGGCGCCCCAATGATCGAGGAGTAAACCTCCACGCGCGCAGTTCTCGTGCGTTCTGCCCGGTGAGAACGCAGCGATGCTGCGCATGCGCGCAGCTTTCGTTTCTTGTCGTGCCTCTCCGTCACTTCCTACCGTTGTGTCACCCCTCAGTGACACACAGGAAAGCGGAGGAAACCCTCTGTGGCCGAAAGCCGTGTGCCGCGCCCTCGGCGCTTCCTCGTCTGCGAACCCAGACACTTCGCCGTGCAGTACGCGATCAATCCCTGGATGCATCCCGACACACCGGTCGACGTGGATCTGGCCCAGGAGCAGTGGCAGGCGCTGATCCGCGCCTACCGCGCCCACGGCCACAGCGTCGAGACGGTCGATCCGGTCCCGGGCCTGCCCGACATGGTCTTCGCCGCGAACGCGGCGTTCGTGGTCGCCGGCCGGGTCTTCGGCTCCCTGTTCCACGCTGCGGAGCGGCGCCCCGAGTCGGTGCACTACGACACCTGGTTCAAGGCGGCCGGCTACGACGTGTACCGCCCCGAGGCGGTCACCGAGGGCGAGGGCGACCTGGTGTGGACGGGCCGGTACGTGCTGGCCGGCACCGGGTTCCGCACCACTCGTGAGGCCCACCGTGAGGCGCAGGAGTTCCTCGGGCACCCGGTGATCGGCCTGACCCTGGTGGACCCGTACTTCTACCACCTGGACACGGCGCTGTTCGTCCTGGACGACGACAACATCGTCTATTACCCGGAGGCCTTCTCGCCGGGCAGCCGGGAGGTGCTGGGGCGCCTGTACCCGGACGCGGTGCTCGCCACCCGCGACGACGCGATGGCCTTCGGCCTGAACTCCGTGTCCGACGGCCGGCACGTCTTCATCTCCCCCAAGGCCGAGGCGCTGGCCGAGCGCCTCGACAACCACGGTTACGTCCCCGTCCCCGTCGACCTGTCGGAGTTCCACAAGGCCGGCGGTGGCATCAAGTGCTGCACCCAGGAGATCCGCTGATGACCGCACCCGCGCACGAGCGCACGTCCGACGACCTGATCAAGGCGGAGGAGCCGGTCCTCGCGCACAACTACCACCCTCTGCCCGTGGTCGTCGCCCGGGCCGAGGGCACCTGGGTGGAGGACGTCGAGGGCCGCCGCTACCTCGACATGCTGGCCGGCTACTCGGCGCTCAACTTCGGCCACCGGCACCCGGCGCTGACCGAGGCCGCGCACCGCCAGCTGGACCGCCTCACCCTCACCTCGCGCGCCTTCCACAACGACCGGCTGGCCGAGTTCGCCGAGCGGCTCGCGGCGCTGACCGGTCTGGACATGGTGCTGCCGATGAACACCGGCGCGGAGGCGGTGGAGAGCGGCATCAAGGTGGCCCGCAAGTGGGCCTACGACGTGAAGGGCGTCCCCGCCGACCGGGCGACGATCGTGGTGGCGGCGGAGAACTTCCACGGCCGTACGACGACGATCGTGAGCTTCTCCACGGACGAGACCGCCCGGACGGGCTTCGGCCCCTTCGCACCCGGCTTCCGGATCGTGCCGTACAACGACCTGGCGGCACTGGAGGAGGCGGTCGACGAGACGACGGCCGCGGTGCTGATCGAGCCCATCCAGGGCGAGGCCGGGGTCGTCATCCCGGACGAGGGCTATCTGGCCGGCGTCCGTGAGCTGACCCGCCGCAAGGGCTGTCTGTTCATCGCGGACGAGATCCAGTCGGGTCTCGGCCGCACCGGCACCACCCTCGCCGTGGAGCACGAGGGCGTCGTCCCGGACGTGCTGCTGCTCGGCAAGGCGCTGGGCGGCGGCATCGTGCCGGTGTCGGCGGTGGTAGCCCGGCGCGAGGTGCTGGGCGTGCTGAACCCGGGCGA is a genomic window of Streptomyces griseochromogenes containing:
- a CDS encoding cytochrome P450; amino-acid sequence: MSEETLTVSGQPHAETLSETLPPVRHWPALDLAGADFDPVLAELMREGPVTRIQLANGEGWAWLVTRYDDVRMVANDPRFSREAVMGRQVTRLAPHFIPDRDAVGFLDPPDHTRLRRSVAAAFTAKGVERVRHKARGMLDELVDELLQDGPPADLTATVLSPFPIAVICELMGVPAADRHGVHTWTQLILSSSYGKEISERAKREMSAYFSDLIGLREGSTAEDVTSLLGAAVGRGEVTLEEAVGLAVLLQIGGEAVTNNSGQMFYLLLTRPDLVERLRRAPGIRPRAIDELLRHIPHRNAVGLSRIALEDVEIRGVRIRAGDPVYVSYLAANRDPDVFPDPETIDFSRSPNPHVAFGAGPHYCPGGMLARLESELLVDALLDRVPGLRLAVPPNQVPFRKGALIRGPEALPVTW
- a CDS encoding cupin domain-containing protein; this translates as MTETEGLLVPPGHGRVVATPAQRVTFKVTGSHSRTASTFEVEVPPGFDVGAHLHTRSEELFFILEGELDVLAFEPRIRTPDNWHKWESSSGSRVVRATPGTVIVVPPGCPHAFANPTDTPAKIFFQASPPPDHERYFEELLEILGNGGPPDQEAIEALRAKYDIEQLTPLRHR
- a CDS encoding acyl-CoA dehydrogenase family protein, with amino-acid sequence MAEFTMELNDEQREVREWLHGFAADVIRPAAAEWDEREETPWPVIQEAAKVGIYSLDFYAQQYFDPTGLGIPMAMEELFWGDAGIALSIVGTGLAAVGVLANGTEEQIGTWIPQMYGDQNDVKVAAFCSSEPDAGSDVASMRTRAVYDEVKDEWVINGTKTWATNGGIANVHVVVAVVDPELGSKGHASFIVPPGTEGLAQGQKFKKHGIRASHTAEVVLDNVRVPGSCLLGGKEKLDERLARAREKAKAAGGERVKNAAMATFEASRPAVGAMAVGTARAAYEVALDYATTREQFGRPIIDNQGVAFQLADMRTQIDAARLLVWRASWMAVNGKPFTAAEGSMSKLFASETAKKVTAQAIQILGGNGYTREYPVERMHRDSAIYTIFEGTSEIQRLVIARTLAGMPIR
- a CDS encoding TetR family transcriptional regulator; translation: MDTTQRTDQQRSADRRRRELLEAADRVVLRDGPQASMNAIAAEAGITKPILYRHFGDKGGLYAALAKRHTDALLDSLRAALDAPADRRERVESTLDTYLAAIEARPQVYRFLMHPAEGSTGGDQGFDVGKHSAPLLRRMGEELAQVIEERLDLGPGSQQLARVWGHGIVGMMHAAGDWWLGERPCSRAELVRSLADLLWGRLAAAGDKMGGPGF
- the def gene encoding peptide deformylase, which encodes MRHGSIPGARGRVRPLSLLHDPVLREPCRDVTDFGSELAALVEDLFATMYATQGVGLAANQIGVPLRVFVYDCPDDEDVRHLGHVVNPRLMEADGVVIRGPEGCLSLPGLEAGTERYDHAVVEGFTVTGEPVTVHGTGFFARCLQHECDHLEGTVYADHLSGWRHRRLMRQIERASWRR
- a CDS encoding Mur ligase family protein; the protein is MAGNSDPLTPRAKLAVTAGKAVAAASRAAGRGSGSVIGGRVALKLDPDLLARLAQNLDVVLVSATNGKTTTTRLIAEALRAAGEVVSNALGANMPAGITSALAGGSEAKFGVIEVDEKYLAGVARDTDPKCIALLNLSRDQLDRAAETRMLAENWREGLAGTKAVVVANCDDPLVVWAASSSPNVIWVAAGQMWKDDAWSCPSCGGVMQRPGDDWFCGECGFRRPTPTWALSGDHVLDPHGSAWPIHLQLPGRANKANAASSAAVAAVFGVPPQVALERMYQVQAVAGRYDVVQFEGRDLRLLLAKNPAGWLETFSLIDPPPAPVILSVNARGADGTDTSWLWDVDYTRLTGHPIFVIGDRKLDLAVRLEVANQHFQVCENLDQAVQLCPPGRIEVIANYTAFQDLRRRVGN
- a CDS encoding type 1 glutamine amidotransferase; this encodes MSDNQLRLVWIYPDLLSTYGDQGNALVVERRARQRGLDVARLDVRSDQPIPTSGDIYLIGGGEDRPQRLAAERLRRDGHLQRAVENGAIVFSVCAGYQILGHEFINDLGQREPGLGLLDVVSVRGEGERCVGDVLGDIDPQLGLPELTGFENHQGVTHLGPTARPFARVKIGRGNGTGDGTEGAYNGTVFGTYMHGPVLARNPQIADLLLKLALDVNALPPIDDRWYEALREERITAAQQPA
- a CDS encoding 6-phosphofructokinase gives rise to the protein MRIGVLTSGGDCPGLNAVIRSVVHRAVADHGDEVIGFRDGWKGLLECDYMKLDLDAVGGILARGGTILGSSRVQPSHLRDGVERAKGHVEELGLDAIIPIGGEGTLKAARLMSDNGLPIVGVPKTIDNDIAVTDVTFGFDTAVGVATEALDRLKTTAESHQRVLVVEVMGRHTGWIALHSGMAAGAHAIVVPERPFDIEELTKKVGERFEAGKRFAIVVAAEGAKPRPGSMEFDEGGKDVYGHERFAGIARQLSVELEQRLGKEARPVILGHVQRGGTPTAYDRVLATRFGWHAVEAVHRGEFGQMTALRGTDIVMVPLAEAVETLKTVPAERYEEAECVL
- a CDS encoding cytochrome c oxidase assembly protein produces the protein MDHSGHGMMMDLPPFTLGRGLQWSADPFFLIACVAGLALYGWGVVRLRRRGDAWPVARTVSYVVGVLTIMLVMCTKLNDYGMVMFSVHMVQHMVISMLSPILILLGAPVTLALRALPVAGKGRKGPRELLLALLHSRYMRVITHPVFTIPLFIASLYALYFTPMFDFLMGSRAGHIAMMVHFLAVGVVFFWPIIGVDPGPHRPGHLMRMLELFAGMPFHAFFGIALMMASEPMIDTFKHPAASLGIDALSDQNAAGGIAWAFSEIPSVLVLIALLFQWYGSEQRQAKRKDRAADRDGDKELEAYNAYLASLNAREG
- a CDS encoding Lrp/AsnC family transcriptional regulator, with translation MNSRTASFDDLDRKIITALMANARTSFAEIGGAIGLSSTAVKRRVDRLRETGVITGFTATVQPSALGWRTEAYVEVYCEGAAPPRRLAEVVRNHPEITAAMTVTGGADALLHVRARDVEHFEEVLERIRAEPFIRKTISVMVLSHLLPESPEAGATHAAPQ
- the ddaH gene encoding dimethylargininase, yielding MAESRVPRPRRFLVCEPRHFAVQYAINPWMHPDTPVDVDLAQEQWQALIRAYRAHGHSVETVDPVPGLPDMVFAANAAFVVAGRVFGSLFHAAERRPESVHYDTWFKAAGYDVYRPEAVTEGEGDLVWTGRYVLAGTGFRTTREAHREAQEFLGHPVIGLTLVDPYFYHLDTALFVLDDDNIVYYPEAFSPGSREVLGRLYPDAVLATRDDAMAFGLNSVSDGRHVFISPKAEALAERLDNHGYVPVPVDLSEFHKAGGGIKCCTQEIR
- the rocD gene encoding ornithine--oxo-acid transaminase; the protein is MTAPAHERTSDDLIKAEEPVLAHNYHPLPVVVARAEGTWVEDVEGRRYLDMLAGYSALNFGHRHPALTEAAHRQLDRLTLTSRAFHNDRLAEFAERLAALTGLDMVLPMNTGAEAVESGIKVARKWAYDVKGVPADRATIVVAAENFHGRTTTIVSFSTDETARTGFGPFAPGFRIVPYNDLAALEEAVDETTAAVLIEPIQGEAGVVIPDEGYLAGVRELTRRKGCLFIADEIQSGLGRTGTTLAVEHEGVVPDVLLLGKALGGGIVPVSAVVARREVLGVLNPGEHGSTFGGNPLAAAVGTAVVELLETGEYQRRAAELGVILRDGLAELVGKGVVGFRARGLWAGVDIDPVIGTGREVSERLMREGILVKDTHGSTIRLAPPLTITAQELRSALAALEKVLV